The DNA region TTTGCTTGGTCTGCAATCAATCCTGCTGATAGGTTAACATGGGTGCTAGAAGTGGCACCTGTTGTGATTGTATTACCTATACTGGTTTTTACTTACCGTTCCTTTGTATTTACTCCGCTGGTTTATGTGTTGATATTGATTCACGCGCTCATCTTATTGGTTGGCGGTCATTACACTTACGCCGAAGTGCCTTGGTTTAATTGGTTGCGTGACACTTATGAGTTGTCTCGCAATTATTACGATAGGGTTGGCCATTTTGCACAAGGATTTGTGCCTGCGATGGTGGCTCGTGAAATCTTATTGAGAAAATCTCCCTTAGTGCCTGGCCGATGGCTACTTTTCATTGTGAGCTGTATATGCCTAAGCATTAGTGCCTTTTATGAGTTGATTGAGTGGTGGGTGGCAGCCTATGAGGGCGGTGCTGCGGATGCTTTTTTAGGGACGCAAGGCGATGTGTGGGATACTCAGTGGGATATGTTGATTGCATTGGTAGGGGCCATCACTGCGCAAGTGTTTTTGGCAAAAGTTCATGATCGGCAGATGATGAATGTGTCACGTTGACATTGATTAGTCGGATTTTTTTCGCTATAATTCGTTAATTCTGAAACGGGAAGAGTATATACAAGCTCCTCCCGTTTTGCACATCTGCCATCTGTTCATGATGGACTAAAGATTAGAAGTTTTTAATGTCGTAAATTTTAATTATCGTAAAACCGAGGAGTTATTGTGTCACAAAACCTGCCCGCCATACTTGTACTAGCAGATGGAACCGTGTTTCGTGGCATGTCGATCGGAGCTTCTGGGCATGCTGTAGCTGAAGTTGTGTTTAATACTTCGATGACAGGCTACCAAGAAATATTGACAGACCCATCTTATACCAAACAAATTGTTACGCTGACTTATCCGCATATCGGAAATTACGGTGTTAATAACGAAGACGTAGAGTCTGGCAAAGTGTATGCCAGCGGTTTGGTGATTAGGGATTTGCCGCTAACACATAGTAACTTTAGAAACACCCAGTCTTTATCTGAATATTTAGTGGCTAACAACGTGGTGGCGATCGCTGATATCGACACGCGCAAACTGACCAGAATCCTACGTGAAAAAGGCGCACAAACAGGCGTTATCGTTGCTGGTGAAGCGGATGAAGCGACAGCGCTATCATTGGCCACGCATGCAATCGCTGGTTTCCCTGGTTTGGCTGGCATGGATTTAGCCAAAGTGGTGAGCTGTGAGAAATCTTATCAATTCACTGAAGGTGAGTGGGCGTTGGGTCAGGGCTTTACCCCAGCACCGCAAGAGCAGTTTCATGTAGTGGCATTTGATTACGGTGTAAAACGTAACATTCTGCGCATGCTGGTTTCACGAGGCTGTAAAGTAACTGTTCTGCCTGCACAAGCCACAGCAGAAGAGGCGTTAGCACTTAACCCTGATGGCGTGTTCTTATCAAACGGCCCAGGTGACCCAGAGCCATGTGATTACGCAATCTCTGCAATTAGAACGATTGTAGATAAAGGTGTTCCTACTTTTGGTATCTGTTTAGGGCATCAATTGTTAGCACTTGCTTCTGGTGCTAAGACGCTTAAAATGAAATTCGGTCATCATGGCGCGAACCATCCTGTGCAAGATGTTGAAACAAAGCGTGTTTATATTACCAGCCAAAACCACGGTTTTGCAGCGGATGCAGCTACTTTGCCAGCAAATGTCAAAGTAACGCATGTATCGTTGTTTGACGGCAGTTTGCAAGGCATGGCGCGTACAGATAAGCCTGCATTTAGTTTCCAAGGTCACCCAGAAGCGAGCCCAGGCCCAACTGAAATGAGTTACCTGTTCGATAAGTTTATAGACTTAATGCGGGCGCAGTAAATGGAATTCATCCAGCCATCTGTTTTTGTTGAAGATGGCTGGATGAATCATCACGCAGATTCGCGTGTATTGATGCAAAATAAATTCGTTAAAAAGTAGATCTAATGGCAAAACGTACAGACATAAAATCAATTCTTATCATCGGTGCAGGTCCAATTGTAATCGGACAAGCATGTGAATTCGACTACTCAGGCGCGCAGGCGTGTAAAGCGCTACGTGAAGAGGGTTATCGCGTTATTTTGGTTAACTCTAATCCTGCAACGATTATGACCGACCCTGAAATGGCCGATGCAACCTATATTGAGCCAGTGACTTGGCAAGTGGTTGAAAAAATTATTGAAAAAGAGCGTCCAGATGCATTGCTGCCTACTATGGGCGGTCAAACTGCGTTAAATTGCGCTTTAGATCTAGACAAGCATGGCGTGCTTGCTAAGTTTAACGTTGAGCTAATAGGCGCGTCAAAAGAGGCGATTGATAAAGCTGAAGATCGCCAAAAATTTAAAGAAGCCATGACCAAAATTGGTTTGGGTTCAGCACGTTCAGCCATTGCGCATAGCATGGAAGAAGCATTGCAAGTGCAGGCTAGTATTGGCTACCCAGCGATTATTCGCCCATCATTCACTATGGGTGGTAGCGGCGGTGGTATTGCTTACAACCGTGAAGAGTTCATCACCATTTGCGAACGTGGTTTAGATGCTTCACCTACTAATGAATTACTGATTGAAGAATCTCTACTCGGCTGGAAAGAGTACGAGATGGAAGTGGTGCGCGACTCTGCTGACAACTGCATCATTATCTGTTCAATTGAGAACTTAGATCCAATGGGCGTGCATACAGGTGACTCTATCACCGTGGCGCCAGCACAAACATTGACTGACAAAGAATACCAAATCATGCGTAACGCCTCATTGGCGGTGCTGCGTGAAATCGGCGTTGATACTGGTGGTTCAAACGTACAGTTTGCAATTAACCCAGATGATGGACGTATGATTGTGATTGAGATGAACCCGCGTGTGTCGCGTTCATCAGCACTTGCTTCAAAAGCAACAGGTTTTCCTATCGCGAAAGTAGCTGCGAAATTAGCGGTAGGCTTTACATTGGACGAATTGCGTAATGAAATTACTGGCGGTGCAACACCAGCGTCATTTGAGCCTTCAATTGACTATGTAGTGACTAAAATCCCTAGATTTGCTTTCGAGAAATTCCCCCAGGCTGACTCTCGTTTAACTACACAGATGAAATCTGTGGGTGAGGTGATGGCAATTGGCCGTACATTCCAAGAGTCACTCCAAAAAGCATTGCGCGGTCTTGAAGTTGGCGTGGATGGTTTGGACGAAAAGACAACAGATCTAGACACCATCACTAAAGAAATTGGTGTGCCGGGCCCTGAGCGTATTTGGTACGTAGGTGATGCATTCAGAATGGGTTTGAGTGTTGATGAAGTATTTAATATTTCTAAAATTGACCCATGGTTCTTAGTGCAGTTAAAGGATCTTATTGACCGTGAGCAGGCGCTAAAAGGCAAGCATATTGCAGATTTAGACAAAGCTGCCTTGCTGCAATTAAAACGCCGTGGTTTCTCTGATAGACGCCTAGCTAGATTGTTAGATACTGATCAGCATGCTGTGCGTGCTTATCGTCAGGCGTTGAGCGTGCGTCCTGTATATAAACGCGTAGATACTTGCGCGGCAGAGTTCGCAACGAATACGGCTTATATGTACTCTACTTATGAAGAAGAGTGCGAGTCTAAGCCTACAGATAAAAAGAAAATCATGGTATTAGGTGGTGGTCCCAACCGCATTGGCCAAGGGATTGAGTTTGACTACTGCTGTGTACACGCAGCATTTGCAATGCGCGAAGATGGCTATGAAACTATCATGGTGAATTGCAATCCTGAAACTGTTTCTACCGATTACGATACTTCAGATCGTTTGTACTTCGAGCCTGTCACTTTGGAAGATGTATTGGAAATCGTTGCACTGGAAAAACCAGTGGGTGTGATTGTGCAATACGGCGGACAAACGCCATTGAAATTAGCGCGTGACCTAGAAAAAGCAGGTGTGCCAATTATCGGTACAACACCAGACGCGATTGATAAAGCAGAAGACCGCGAACGTTTCCAAAAAATGTTGCAAGAGTTGGGTTTGAAACAACCACCAAACCGTACTGCCAGAACGCCGGAAGAAGCGATTCGTTTGGCAATGGAAATTGGTTACCCATTGGTGGTGCGTCCTAGTTATGTATTGGGCGGCCGCGCGATGGAAATCGTACAAGAGCAGAGCCAGCTTGAGCGCTACATGCGTGAGGCCGTTAAAGTTTCTAACGAGTCTCCAGTATTGCTTGATCGCTTCTTAAATGATGCACTTGAAGTGGATGTGGATGCATTGTCTGATGGTCAAGAAGTCATCATTGGCGGCATTATGGAGCACGTTGAACAAGCCGGCGTTCACTCTGGTGACTCAGCATGTTCGTTGCCACCATATAGTTTATCTGCTGAGTTGCAAGATGAGCTTCGCGTGCAAACTAAACAAATGGCAATGGCGCTGGGTGTGGTTGGTTTGATGAATGTGCAGTTTGCGATTCAAGGTGAAACGGTTTACGTGCTGGAAGTAAATCCTCGAGCATCTCGTACAGTGCCTTTCGTGTCTAAGGCTTGTGGCTTGCAGTTAGCTAAAGTTGCTGCACGTTGTATGGCGGGTCAAACACTTGCATCACAAAATGTGACGCGAGAAATTATTCCACCATTCTATTCAGTCAAAGAAGCGGTGTTCCCATTTATTAAGTTCCCAGGCGTAGACACGATTCTAGGTCCTGAAATGAAATCAACGGGCGAAGTGATGGGTGTAGGCAGTACTTTTGCTGAAGCTTTCTTGAAATCACAGCTTGGCGCTTCAACCAAGTTGCCTGAGGGTGGCCGCGCGTTTATTAGCGTGCGCAAAGAGGATTACCTGAAAGTCGTTGAAATTGGGCAACAACTTCACCAGTTGGGTTTTGAACTAGTGGCTACAAAGGGTACAGCATCTGCATTAGTAGAGCATGGTTTGAAAGTGCAAGCGGTTAATAAAGTAGCAGAAGGTCGCCCACATATTGTCGATATGATCAAGAATGGTGATATTAGCTTTATCGTGAACGTGACGGAAGATAAGCGTGCTGTTGCAGACTCTTATGAGATTCGTCGTTCAGCATTGCAAAATAAAGTGACGTACTACACCACCATCGCTGGTGCTAAAGCAGCGTGTATTGGTATGGCGCATATGCAAGAGTTGCAGGTAGAGTCATTGCAAAACTTGCATAAACAGCTAAGCTAAAATAAACTAAAGCTAATTAATATATAATCAATTTTACTTTTGAAACCACGCTCATGTGAGTGTGGTTTCTTTTTTATTCGAGGGTGTAGTATGGCATTGAGTCAATTTCCGGTAACTATTCGCGGTGCAGAATTGTTAAAAGAGGAATTACAGCGTTTACGTGGTGTTGATCGTCCAAATATCATTCAGGCAATTGCTGAAGCGCGTGCGCAGGGTGATTTGTCAGAAAATGCAGAATATGAATCAGCAAAAGAACGTCAAAGTTTTATTGAAGGACGCATTGCTGAACTAGAGGCAAAACTATCAAACTTGCAAATAATTGACCCGCAAACATTGAATGCAGAAGGCCGTGTTGTGTTTGGTGCAACGGTAAATATTGAAGACTTAGATTCAGGCGATAATAAAACTTATCAAATTGTTGGTGAAGATGAAGCCGATATTAAGAATGGTAAGATTTCTGTGAGCTCACCAATTGCACGTGGTTTAATTGGCAAGTCTGCAGGAGATATTGCTGAGGTTTCAGCACCTGGTGGCGTAAAAGAGTATGAAGTACTAGATGTACTGTACATTTAAATAAGGTGACGACAGTGGCTTATCGACTATCATTGATTTTAATTGCTTTATGGGCAGGTGCTTTGTGGAGCACCGGCATGAGTGCATATGTACTGTTTGATAGTCTTCAAGATAAGCAGTTGGCAGGTAGTCTTGCCGGCAAGTTATTTAATGTTGTGACCTACATTGGTTTTGCCAGTGCTTTTTATTTGCTGATTCATCGCTTAGTGCAGTTTGGTACGTCAGCGCTTAAACAGTCATTCTTTTGGGCTGTTTTTGTGATGTTGCTGTTAGTGTTGGCTGGCCATTTTGGTATTCAGCCAATTCTCGAGGGATTGAAATCTCAGGCATTTCCAGCAGATGTGATGCAGAGTGTATTTGCGGACAGGTTTAGAAACTGGCATGGTGTTGCCAGTTTAGCTTATGTGTTTGAATGTGTGCTTGCAGTCGTGATGGTGCTAAAAGCACGCTAGTGCTTAATTGTTGACTATTTCAAACGATACGGCCTGCTTTTTGTAACAGGCCGGATGTATTAAAGTTTAGGAATTACTACTTTAGCACTTTCTTTGATCGTGCTACTTGTGCGGTAAAATACCAGTTGTTTTCCAATGTGATGCACTGCAATAGCATTAGTTAGTTTGCAGACTTCATCAAACATAGCTTTGCGTGCTACACGGTCATCTCCAGCCACTTGCACTTTAATGAGCTCATGAGCGTTTAAGTTAAGTTCGATTTCTTTAACTACATTTTCCGTTAAACCATTATTGCCTATCATGACAACTGGGTTTAAGCTATGAGCAAGGCCTCGTAGGTGCGCGATTTGTTTGGTACTTAGTTTCATATTTTTTAACAGAATTAATTAGTTAACTATTTTAACACGAAGCAATGTTTATTGGATGGCAAAGTATCAACGATGAAACCTACACGTACCAGTAAAGCTTGGATGCAAGAGCATCTAAATGACCCTTATGTAAAACTTGCGCAAAAAGATGGCTATCGTGCGCGCGCTGCATATAAGTTAATGGAAATTGACGATAAAGATAAATTAATCAAGCCAGGCATGACTATCGTGGACTTGGGCTCTGCGCCAGGTAGCTGGTCTCAAGTCGCTGTTCAGCGTTTAAAAGGGCAGGGGAAAGTGATTGCACTTGATATATTGGACATGAGTCCAATTGGTGGCGTGACCTTCTTGCAGGGTGACTTTCGTGAAGAGTCTGTGCTTAGGCTGTTAGAACAAACATTAAATAATGTGAAAGTAGACCTTGTAATTGCAGATATGGCCCCCAATATCAGTGGGGTGAAAGATGTAGATCAAGCAGGTGCCGCCTATTTAACAGAGTTGGCACTGGATTTTAGTAAAGAATGGTTGAAACCAAGTGGAAACTTTTTGGTCAAGGTATTTATAGGTGCAGGTTTCGAAGAAATTTTGCAAAATATGCGTCAAATGTTTGATAAAGTAGTGACCCGTAAGCCAAAAGCATCGCGTGATAGAAGCAGTGAAGTTTATTTGCTAGGAATAGGTCGTAAACCTTAAAAAATTGGGTTAAACTGCTTTTGTAAGACCTAAAATACTTAAGAAATTTAAGCGTAATAGTTGTTGATAAAAGGATAAAGATTTTGAACAACGTGTTTAAGAATGTTGCTATTTGGTTAGCAATCGCCATGATACTGATGGCGGTATTTAACTTGTCTGGCGTTAAAGGTAACGCAGACAACCAAATTGTATATTCACAATTTATTCAAGACGTTAAAGACGGGCGCATTGCTAAAGTGCAAATTGATGGACGTGTTTTGCGCGGTACTACCCAAGATGGTAAAAAATTCAATACCTACGCACCTTCTGACCCATGGTTAGTGTCTGACCTGCTTAAATACAATGTAGCGGTTGAGTCTAAACCTGAAGAAGAGCAGTCATTGCTCATGAGTATTTTTGTGTCATGGTTCCCTATGATTTTACTCATCGGTGTTTGGATTTTCTTTATGCGCCAAATGCAAGGTGGCGGTAAAGGTGGCGGTCCATTTTCTTTTGGTAAGAGTAAAGCCCGCCAGTTAGATGAAGGTAATAATCACACTACTTTTGCTGATGTCGCAGGATGCGATGAGGCAAAAGAAGAGGTATTTGAACTGGTAGAGTTTTTGCGTGATCCGTCGAAATTCCAGAAGCTAGGTGGTCGTATTCCACGTGGTGTATTAATGGTGGGCCCGCCAGGTACAGGTAAGACCTTACTGGCGCGTGCGATTGCTGGTGAAGCTAAAGTTCCTTTCTTTACAATTTCAGGTTCTGATTTCGTAGAGATGTTTGTGGGTGTTGGTGCGTCACGTGTACGTGATATGTTTGAAACTGCTAAAAAGAATTCACCATGCATCATCTTTATTGATGAGATTGATGCGGTTGGTCGTAGCCGTGGTGCCGGTACCGGTGGTGGTAATGATGAGCGTGAGCAAACACTGAACCAAATGCTGGTTGAAATGGATGGCTTTGAAGCTAACTCTGGCGTGATTGTGATTGCGGCTACTAACCGCGCTGATGTATTAGATAAAGCGTTGTTACGTCCAGGTCGTTTTGACCGTCAAGTGATGGTAGGCTTGCCGGATATTAAAGGCCGTGAGCAGATTTTATTAGTGCATATGCGTAAAGTGCCGATTGATCCTGATGTAAAAGCGGATATCTTGGCACGCGGTACCCCTGGCTTTAGTGGCGCGGATTTAGCAAACCTTGTGAATGAGTCTGCATTGTTTGCGGCACGCCGTAACAAGCGTACTGTAGATATGCAAGATTTCGAAGATGCTAAAGATAAGATTTTCATGGGTCCTGAGCGTAAATCCATGGTGATGCGTGAAGATGAGCGTCGTAATACTGCTTACCACGAGTCTGGTCACGCAGTGGTTGCTAAATTGCTACCAAAAGCTGACCCTGTCCATAAGGTAACGATTATGCCGCGTGGTTGGGCATTAGGTTTAACTTGGCAGTTACCCGAATTTGACCGTATCAGTAACTACAAAGACAAGATGCTGGAAGAGATTTCTATTTTGTTTGGTGGCCGTATTGCAGAAGAAATCTTTATGCATCAAATGTCTACAGGTGCGTCAAACGACTTTGAGCGTGCGACAAAACTGGCGCGAGACATGGTGACACGTTATGGTATGAGTGATGCAATGGGCACCATGGTCTATACCGGAAGTGAGCAGGATTCATTTTTTGGCAGCATGAGCTCTAAAACCGTTTCAGAAGCGACCCAACAAAAAGTTGACGCTGAGATTCGCCGTATTTTAGATGAGCAATATAATATTGCGCGTAGGTTGCTGGAAGATAATCGCGATAAAGTTGAGGCAATGACGGCTGCTTTGTTAGAGTACGAGACCATTGATGCTGATCAGATCAATGACATCATGGCTGGTGAGCCTGTGAGAGAGCCTAAGCCTAGGCAAGCTAAAGTGCCGCCGGCTAGTGATGCAGGCTCCTCTGGACCAAGTGCAGCACCAACAGGAGCGCCTCAGCATAGCGCAAACACCTAATGGGATACTAATTCCAAGTTGTTAATGTAAGTTGATTACTTCGTAATCTTTAAAAAAAGGCTAGAACGTATCTAGCCTTTTTTATTGTCCAGAATCTTGCATAACTCCAGCAGGCTTGATGCGTCTTCAGGCTTAACTACCTATCTGGATTTGTGAGTGATTGGTTTTACGCGCTAACGGCTTTTATTAGGATTCAGTATAATTAGCATATGCAAACTCAATATCAATTTAATTGCGGTAAATACCAGCTTAACTTAAATCGCCCTCACGTGATGGGAATTGTTAATGTGACGCCTGACTCATTTTCTGATGGCGGTATATATTCCAGCACTGATCTAGCGATAGCACATGGTTTAGAGTTAATTGCAGAAGGTGCTGATATTTTGGATATCGGTGGCGAGTCTACAAGGCCAGGTGCCCCCCCTGTGAGTCTGGATGAAGAGTTAAGACGAGTAATGCCTGTCATTGAGGCGTTAGCTGCGGTTTCAACCGTGCCACTGTCGATTGATACTTATAAGCCAGAAGTCATGCGTAGAGCGATTGCGGCAGGTATTGATATCGTGAATGATGTGCGTGCACTACAAGAAGATGACGCCATTGAAATAGTCGCTAATAGTGATGTTGGTGTGTGTTTGATGCACATGCAAGGCATGCCACAAACCATGCAGTTAGCACCAAGCTATCAGGACGTTGTCAGTGAAGTGTTGCAGTTTTTAACTGATAGAATGCATATAGTGACTTCGGCTGGAATTGCGATAGATCGTATCGTGTTAGACCCTGGCTTTGGCTTTGGAAAAACCACGGCACATAATATTGCACTGATACAGCATTTGACTGAGATTGGCGCTATTGGAAGGCCTTTGCTGGTAGGATTGTCACGTAAATCCGTATTAGGGAAAATTGCAGGTGGCGATGAGCAGCAACGTTTACATGCCGGTCTTGCCGCTTCGGTAATCTCTGCAATGAAGGGTGCTAAGATTGTGCGTGTACATGACGTTAAAGCGACAGTTGATGCACTGAAAGTTGTGACGGCTGTGATGCCAGTTTAATTTGCACATGTGTTAGCAAATACTTTAAAGAAAGTGCTTGGAAGAGATAGTGATGAGTAAAAAATACTTTGGTACAGATGGTATTCGTGGGCGCGTAGGAGATGCATTAATTACGCCGGAGTTTGTGATGCGTTTAGGTTATGCGGCAGGACGCGTGCTGACCAGTATTGATAGTCATTTAGCTAAAGGCGCACACCCTGCGGTGTTAATCGGTAAAGACACTCGAATTTCTGGCTATATGCTTGAAGCAGCATTGGAGGCAGGTTTATCAGCAGCGGGTGTAGATGTTTTGTTGACAGGGCCTATGCCAACACCAGGAGTTGCTTATTTAACGCGTGCGTTGAGAGCGCAGGCCGGTATTGTTATTTCTGCATCACATAATCCTTATTACGATAACGGCATTAAGTTCTTCTCAAGTCTGGGTACCAAGTTGCCTGACGATGTTGAACATGCAATTGAGGCTGCGCTTGACGAGCCAATGCAGGTGATGGAATCAGCTAAGCTCGGTAAGGCACGTCGTATTGATGATGCAGCAGGCCGTTATGTTGAGTTCTGTAAAAGTACCTTTCCTAACCAATTAGATTTACGTGGATTAAAAATTGTTTTGGATTGCGCGCATGGTGCTACTTATCATGTGGCTCCTCCAGTGTTTCATGAACTGGGTGCGGAAATTGTTGTCATCGGCAACCACCCTGATGGCTTAAATATTAATGAAAAAGTAGGGTCTACCCATCCACAAGCGCTACAAAAAGCGGTTGTGGAGCATCAGGCCGACTTAGGAATTGCTTTTGATGGTGATGGTGACCGAGTGATGATGGTTGATCATGATGGGCGATTGTTAGATGGCGATCAGTTACTTTATATTATTGCTGCAGCGCGTCAGCAGGTTGGTGTATTGCAGGGTGGCGTAGCTGGTACACTGATGACGAATTTAGCGTTGGAACATAAACTTGCCATGATGAATATTCCTTTTTCCCGTGCAAAAGTAGGTGATCGCTATGTACTTGAACTGCTGAACCAAAATAACTGGCAATTAGGTGGTGAGAACTCTGGGCATATCTTAACCTTAGATAAACATAGTAGTGGGGATGGCATTGTCGCAGCCTTGCAAGTGTTGCATGCGGTGATTCAGAGTGAAAAAACATTAAGTGAGCTGGGTGCTGGTTTGTCGCTTTACCCACAAGTGTTAATTAACGTGACCACTAAGCAGAAGATTGATTTGAATAATGCGCTGATCCAAGATGCGGTGAAGCAGGCCGAGGTAGAATTAAAAGACTCAGGTCGTGTTTTGTTGAGAGCTTCAGGGACTGAACCAAAGATTCGTGTGATGGTAGAGGGTGAAAATCAGGTACAAGTCAAAGCATTAGCCCAAGCTATCGCTGATGTAGTTAACCAAGTTGCATCTTAGCCTACTGTTTGTGC from Methylotenera sp. L2L1 includes:
- a CDS encoding DUF2238 domain-containing protein — protein: MVQVHRHFYLVLLSILGAVFAWSAINPADRLTWVLEVAPVVIVLPILVFTYRSFVFTPLVYVLILIHALILLVGGHYTYAEVPWFNWLRDTYELSRNYYDRVGHFAQGFVPAMVAREILLRKSPLVPGRWLLFIVSCICLSISAFYELIEWWVAAYEGGAADAFLGTQGDVWDTQWDMLIALVGAITAQVFLAKVHDRQMMNVSR
- the carA gene encoding glutamine-hydrolyzing carbamoyl-phosphate synthase small subunit, whose amino-acid sequence is MSQNLPAILVLADGTVFRGMSIGASGHAVAEVVFNTSMTGYQEILTDPSYTKQIVTLTYPHIGNYGVNNEDVESGKVYASGLVIRDLPLTHSNFRNTQSLSEYLVANNVVAIADIDTRKLTRILREKGAQTGVIVAGEADEATALSLATHAIAGFPGLAGMDLAKVVSCEKSYQFTEGEWALGQGFTPAPQEQFHVVAFDYGVKRNILRMLVSRGCKVTVLPAQATAEEALALNPDGVFLSNGPGDPEPCDYAISAIRTIVDKGVPTFGICLGHQLLALASGAKTLKMKFGHHGANHPVQDVETKRVYITSQNHGFAADAATLPANVKVTHVSLFDGSLQGMARTDKPAFSFQGHPEASPGPTEMSYLFDKFIDLMRAQ
- the carB gene encoding carbamoyl-phosphate synthase large subunit translates to MAKRTDIKSILIIGAGPIVIGQACEFDYSGAQACKALREEGYRVILVNSNPATIMTDPEMADATYIEPVTWQVVEKIIEKERPDALLPTMGGQTALNCALDLDKHGVLAKFNVELIGASKEAIDKAEDRQKFKEAMTKIGLGSARSAIAHSMEEALQVQASIGYPAIIRPSFTMGGSGGGIAYNREEFITICERGLDASPTNELLIEESLLGWKEYEMEVVRDSADNCIIICSIENLDPMGVHTGDSITVAPAQTLTDKEYQIMRNASLAVLREIGVDTGGSNVQFAINPDDGRMIVIEMNPRVSRSSALASKATGFPIAKVAAKLAVGFTLDELRNEITGGATPASFEPSIDYVVTKIPRFAFEKFPQADSRLTTQMKSVGEVMAIGRTFQESLQKALRGLEVGVDGLDEKTTDLDTITKEIGVPGPERIWYVGDAFRMGLSVDEVFNISKIDPWFLVQLKDLIDREQALKGKHIADLDKAALLQLKRRGFSDRRLARLLDTDQHAVRAYRQALSVRPVYKRVDTCAAEFATNTAYMYSTYEEECESKPTDKKKIMVLGGGPNRIGQGIEFDYCCVHAAFAMREDGYETIMVNCNPETVSTDYDTSDRLYFEPVTLEDVLEIVALEKPVGVIVQYGGQTPLKLARDLEKAGVPIIGTTPDAIDKAEDRERFQKMLQELGLKQPPNRTARTPEEAIRLAMEIGYPLVVRPSYVLGGRAMEIVQEQSQLERYMREAVKVSNESPVLLDRFLNDALEVDVDALSDGQEVIIGGIMEHVEQAGVHSGDSACSLPPYSLSAELQDELRVQTKQMAMALGVVGLMNVQFAIQGETVYVLEVNPRASRTVPFVSKACGLQLAKVAARCMAGQTLASQNVTREIIPPFYSVKEAVFPFIKFPGVDTILGPEMKSTGEVMGVGSTFAEAFLKSQLGASTKLPEGGRAFISVRKEDYLKVVEIGQQLHQLGFELVATKGTASALVEHGLKVQAVNKVAEGRPHIVDMIKNGDISFIVNVTEDKRAVADSYEIRRSALQNKVTYYTTIAGAKAACIGMAHMQELQVESLQNLHKQLS
- the greA gene encoding transcription elongation factor GreA translates to MALSQFPVTIRGAELLKEELQRLRGVDRPNIIQAIAEARAQGDLSENAEYESAKERQSFIEGRIAELEAKLSNLQIIDPQTLNAEGRVVFGATVNIEDLDSGDNKTYQIVGEDEADIKNGKISVSSPIARGLIGKSAGDIAEVSAPGGVKEYEVLDVLYI
- a CDS encoding DUF4149 domain-containing protein, with translation MAYRLSLILIALWAGALWSTGMSAYVLFDSLQDKQLAGSLAGKLFNVVTYIGFASAFYLLIHRLVQFGTSALKQSFFWAVFVMLLLVLAGHFGIQPILEGLKSQAFPADVMQSVFADRFRNWHGVASLAYVFECVLAVVMVLKAR
- the yhbY gene encoding ribosome assembly RNA-binding protein YhbY: MKLSTKQIAHLRGLAHSLNPVVMIGNNGLTENVVKEIELNLNAHELIKVQVAGDDRVARKAMFDEVCKLTNAIAVHHIGKQLVFYRTSSTIKESAKVVIPKL
- the rlmE gene encoding 23S rRNA (uridine(2552)-2'-O)-methyltransferase RlmE, which translates into the protein MKPTRTSKAWMQEHLNDPYVKLAQKDGYRARAAYKLMEIDDKDKLIKPGMTIVDLGSAPGSWSQVAVQRLKGQGKVIALDILDMSPIGGVTFLQGDFREESVLRLLEQTLNNVKVDLVIADMAPNISGVKDVDQAGAAYLTELALDFSKEWLKPSGNFLVKVFIGAGFEEILQNMRQMFDKVVTRKPKASRDRSSEVYLLGIGRKP
- the ftsH gene encoding ATP-dependent zinc metalloprotease FtsH, translated to MNNVFKNVAIWLAIAMILMAVFNLSGVKGNADNQIVYSQFIQDVKDGRIAKVQIDGRVLRGTTQDGKKFNTYAPSDPWLVSDLLKYNVAVESKPEEEQSLLMSIFVSWFPMILLIGVWIFFMRQMQGGGKGGGPFSFGKSKARQLDEGNNHTTFADVAGCDEAKEEVFELVEFLRDPSKFQKLGGRIPRGVLMVGPPGTGKTLLARAIAGEAKVPFFTISGSDFVEMFVGVGASRVRDMFETAKKNSPCIIFIDEIDAVGRSRGAGTGGGNDEREQTLNQMLVEMDGFEANSGVIVIAATNRADVLDKALLRPGRFDRQVMVGLPDIKGREQILLVHMRKVPIDPDVKADILARGTPGFSGADLANLVNESALFAARRNKRTVDMQDFEDAKDKIFMGPERKSMVMREDERRNTAYHESGHAVVAKLLPKADPVHKVTIMPRGWALGLTWQLPEFDRISNYKDKMLEEISILFGGRIAEEIFMHQMSTGASNDFERATKLARDMVTRYGMSDAMGTMVYTGSEQDSFFGSMSSKTVSEATQQKVDAEIRRILDEQYNIARRLLEDNRDKVEAMTAALLEYETIDADQINDIMAGEPVREPKPRQAKVPPASDAGSSGPSAAPTGAPQHSANT
- the folP gene encoding dihydropteroate synthase; translation: MQTQYQFNCGKYQLNLNRPHVMGIVNVTPDSFSDGGIYSSTDLAIAHGLELIAEGADILDIGGESTRPGAPPVSLDEELRRVMPVIEALAAVSTVPLSIDTYKPEVMRRAIAAGIDIVNDVRALQEDDAIEIVANSDVGVCLMHMQGMPQTMQLAPSYQDVVSEVLQFLTDRMHIVTSAGIAIDRIVLDPGFGFGKTTAHNIALIQHLTEIGAIGRPLLVGLSRKSVLGKIAGGDEQQRLHAGLAASVISAMKGAKIVRVHDVKATVDALKVVTAVMPV